The [Pseudomonas] carboxydohydrogena genome includes a window with the following:
- a CDS encoding chloride channel protein, with the protein MTPYRRNRYARLARVVSARWQRRAIFLLGGIAVGGAAVGLALLADRAQVAFAWLIAQERYASLIVTPLGFMLSVYLTNKYFQNAQGSGIPQAIAARHLTDPNARNTLVSIRIAIGKVLLTLLGLVCGASVGREGPTVQVGASIMFALGRFSPRRQPGLILAGSAAGVAAAFNTPLAGIVFGIEEMSRAFETRTSSLIIAAVIAAGLTSLSVMGNYSYFGSTPATLRMGMDWLAVPVCGVVGGLAGGLFSRTLIMMARGIPNAFGRAIKTHPLLFALACGFAVAICGIVSGDTIYGTGYAQVKAALEGGHPLPESFGILKFLATTFAAIGGIPGGIFSPSLAVGAGLGANIAALFHDTALSALMLLGMVSYFAGVVQAPITAFVIVTEMTDNHAMVVPLMAAALIAHATSRLICAEGVYHALAKGFATEAERLHPAPAATKEN; encoded by the coding sequence ATGACCCCCTATCGAAGAAACAGGTACGCACGGCTCGCACGCGTGGTCTCCGCGCGCTGGCAGCGGCGCGCCATTTTCCTGCTGGGCGGCATCGCGGTCGGCGGCGCGGCGGTGGGTCTGGCGCTGCTGGCCGACCGGGCACAAGTGGCATTCGCGTGGCTGATCGCGCAAGAGCGCTACGCATCCCTGATCGTTACGCCGCTCGGCTTCATGCTGTCGGTGTATCTGACCAACAAATATTTTCAGAACGCGCAGGGAAGCGGCATCCCGCAGGCGATCGCCGCGCGCCATCTCACCGACCCGAATGCGCGCAACACGCTGGTCTCGATCCGTATCGCCATCGGCAAGGTGCTGCTGACGCTGCTCGGACTTGTCTGCGGCGCATCGGTGGGACGCGAAGGCCCGACGGTGCAGGTCGGCGCATCGATCATGTTCGCGCTCGGCCGGTTTTCCCCGCGCCGCCAGCCGGGGCTAATTCTCGCGGGCTCCGCCGCCGGTGTGGCGGCGGCGTTCAACACGCCCCTCGCGGGCATCGTGTTCGGCATCGAGGAAATGAGCCGCGCCTTCGAGACCCGCACCAGCAGCCTCATCATCGCGGCGGTGATCGCAGCGGGCCTGACGTCGCTTTCGGTGATGGGCAACTACTCCTATTTCGGCAGCACGCCCGCGACCCTCCGCATGGGCATGGACTGGCTCGCCGTGCCGGTGTGCGGCGTCGTCGGCGGTCTCGCGGGCGGCCTGTTCAGCCGAACCCTCATCATGATGGCGCGCGGCATTCCCAATGCCTTCGGCCGCGCGATCAAGACCCATCCGCTGCTGTTCGCGCTCGCCTGCGGCTTCGCCGTCGCGATCTGCGGAATCGTGTCCGGCGATACGATCTACGGCACCGGCTACGCGCAGGTGAAGGCCGCGCTCGAGGGCGGCCATCCGCTGCCCGAGAGCTTCGGCATCCTGAAATTTCTGGCGACGACATTCGCCGCGATCGGCGGCATTCCGGGCGGCATCTTCTCGCCCTCGCTCGCGGTCGGCGCCGGGCTCGGCGCCAACATCGCGGCGCTGTTTCACGACACCGCCCTGAGCGCCCTGATGTTGCTCGGCATGGTGTCGTATTTCGCGGGCGTCGTGCAGGCGCCCATCACCGCCTTCGTGATCGTCACCGAGATGACCGACAATCACGCCATGGTCGTGCCATTGATGGCGGCGGCGCTGATCGCCCATGCAACCTCGCGCCTGATCTGCGCGGAAGGCGTGTATCACGCTCTGGCCAAAGGCTTCGCCACCGAGGCGGAGCGGCTTCACCCGGCCCCTGCCGCCACGAAAGAAAATTAG
- a CDS encoding lytic murein transglycosylase codes for MTVSVPPARAAEDGFTRFIASLWPDAEKAGVTRATFDAQTRDLKPDYKLPDLMLPGRPKTGAPSQAEFVQVPADYVKEARIARLAVDGQQLAAKYHDTLNAIERRFGVPGTVILAIWGRETDYGRYSLPYDGLTVLATQAYVGRRKDQYRNEFIEALKLIQHGDVTRKGLRTSWGGATGLTQFLPSELAKHGVDFDKDGHINIWTSVPDALASAAQQLVNKGWQRGIRWAYEVKAPPRADCTQGVPEVTKPLGEWLREGFVPVRGQQLSAAEKATPASLLQVEGIYGPSFLVTKNYFVIKEYNFSDLYVLFVGHLSDRMNDGQPFATPWSASSQLRTVDVEAMQKKLTEIGLYADKIDGKAGMLTRAALGAYQKRAGLKVDCWPSESVLRAMRTGR; via the coding sequence ATGACGGTGAGCGTGCCTCCCGCCCGTGCCGCCGAGGACGGCTTCACGCGCTTCATCGCCTCGCTCTGGCCGGACGCCGAGAAGGCAGGCGTGACGCGAGCGACGTTCGACGCGCAGACACGCGATCTCAAGCCCGACTACAAATTGCCGGACCTGATGCTGCCGGGGCGCCCCAAGACCGGCGCGCCGTCGCAGGCCGAGTTCGTTCAGGTGCCCGCCGATTATGTGAAGGAGGCGCGGATCGCGCGGCTCGCCGTGGACGGCCAGCAACTGGCGGCGAAATATCACGACACGCTCAATGCCATCGAGCGGCGCTTCGGCGTGCCGGGCACCGTCATCCTCGCGATCTGGGGCCGCGAGACCGATTACGGCCGCTACAGTTTGCCTTATGACGGGCTGACGGTGCTGGCGACGCAAGCCTATGTCGGCCGCCGCAAGGATCAATACCGCAATGAGTTCATCGAGGCACTGAAGCTGATCCAGCATGGCGACGTCACGCGCAAGGGCTTGCGGACGTCATGGGGCGGCGCGACCGGGCTGACGCAATTCCTGCCATCGGAGCTTGCCAAACACGGCGTCGATTTCGACAAGGATGGGCACATCAACATCTGGACCTCGGTGCCGGATGCGCTGGCCTCCGCCGCGCAGCAGCTCGTCAACAAGGGCTGGCAGCGCGGCATCCGCTGGGCCTACGAGGTGAAGGCGCCGCCGCGCGCCGATTGCACGCAGGGCGTGCCGGAGGTGACGAAACCGCTCGGCGAATGGCTGCGCGAGGGCTTTGTGCCGGTGCGCGGCCAGCAATTGAGCGCGGCGGAGAAAGCGACGCCAGCCTCGCTGTTGCAGGTCGAGGGAATTTACGGACCATCGTTTCTCGTGACGAAGAACTACTTCGTCATCAAGGAATACAATTTCTCCGACCTCTACGTGCTGTTCGTCGGCCATCTCAGCGACCGGATGAACGACGGCCAGCCGTTCGCAACCCCATGGTCGGCGTCGTCGCAATTGCGCACCGTTGACGTCGAGGCGATGCAGAAGAAACTCACCGAGATCGGGCTTTACGCCGACAAGATCGACGGCAAGGCGGGGATGCTGACGCGCGCGGCGCTGGGCGCGTATCAGAAGCGCGCGGGATTGAAGGTCGATTGCTGGCCGAGCGAAAGCGTGCTGCGGGCGATGCGGACGGGACGCTGA
- a CDS encoding TIGR00645 family protein produces the protein MSLTPETPLPPKGTGLRPIPMLIFSSRWLQLPLYVGLIVAQCVYAVLFLKELWHLINHALDFTEQQIMLVVLGLIDVVMISNLLVMVIVGGYETFVSRLNLQGHPDEPEWLSHVNASVLKIKLAMAIIGISSIHLLRTFIEAGNLGGVGRTTNYTTEGVMWQTIIHVVFVLSALGIAWVDRISAGLEHEAGHAH, from the coding sequence ATGTCGCTGACCCCGGAGACGCCGCTGCCGCCCAAGGGAACGGGCCTGCGCCCGATTCCGATGCTGATTTTTTCCTCGCGCTGGCTGCAATTGCCGCTCTATGTCGGCCTGATCGTCGCGCAATGCGTCTATGCCGTTCTGTTTCTGAAAGAGCTCTGGCATCTCATCAACCACGCGCTCGATTTCACCGAGCAGCAGATCATGCTGGTGGTGCTCGGGCTGATCGACGTGGTGATGATCTCGAATCTTCTGGTGATGGTGATCGTCGGCGGCTACGAGACGTTCGTCTCGCGCCTCAATCTTCAAGGGCACCCGGACGAGCCGGAATGGCTCAGCCACGTCAACGCCAGCGTGCTCAAGATCAAGCTGGCGATGGCGATCATCGGCATCTCCTCGATCCACCTGCTGCGCACCTTCATCGAGGCGGGCAACCTCGGCGGCGTCGGGCGCACCACCAACTACACCACCGAAGGCGTGATGTGGCAGACCATCATTCATGTCGTGTTCGTGCTCTCGGCGCTTGGCATCGCGTGGGTGGATCGCATCTCGGCGGGACTCGAACATGAGGCCGGGCACGCGCATTGA
- the tam gene encoding trans-aconitate 2-methyltransferase, translating to MADWDARQYLKFEDERTRPSRDLLAQIPLTAPRHVVDIGCGPGNSTELLVQRWPDAKVTGIDTSADMLRQARERLPGVEFIEANVAHWKPPADADVLFANAIFQWVPDHLSQLKRLLTGLPQGGVLAVQMPDNLAEPSHVLMREVALDGDWRDVLSSVTRLRDILPSPRVYYDALQPLCSRFELWHTGYNHVLNDATEIVEWVKGTGLRPFLDPLEVPQRKEFLAQYTARVAASYLPQQDGKVLLHFPRLFLVAVR from the coding sequence ATGGCTGACTGGGACGCTCGCCAATATCTCAAATTCGAGGACGAGCGCACGCGCCCCTCGCGCGATCTGCTGGCGCAGATTCCTTTGACCGCGCCGCGCCATGTGGTCGATATCGGCTGCGGGCCGGGCAATTCCACCGAGCTTTTGGTGCAGCGCTGGCCGGATGCGAAGGTCACCGGCATCGACACCTCCGCCGACATGCTGCGGCAGGCGCGCGAGCGTTTGCCCGGTGTCGAGTTCATCGAGGCGAATGTGGCGCATTGGAAGCCGCCGGCGGATGCCGACGTGCTGTTCGCCAACGCGATCTTCCAGTGGGTGCCGGATCATCTGTCGCAACTCAAGAGGCTGCTGACGGGGTTGCCGCAAGGCGGGGTGCTCGCGGTGCAGATGCCGGACAATCTCGCCGAGCCGTCGCATGTGCTGATGCGCGAGGTGGCGCTGGACGGGGACTGGCGCGACGTTCTTTCCAGCGTCACCCGGCTGCGCGACATACTTCCGTCACCGCGCGTCTATTACGATGCCTTGCAGCCGCTTTGCTCGCGGTTCGAGCTATGGCACACGGGTTACAATCACGTCCTCAACGATGCGACCGAGATCGTCGAATGGGTCAAGGGCACGGGGCTTCGGCCGTTCCTCGATCCGCTGGAGGTCCCCCAGCGCAAGGAGTTCCTCGCGCAATACACCGCGCGCGTGGCGGCGAGCTATTTGCCGCAGCAGGACGGCAAGGTGCTGCTGCATTTCCCGCGCCTGTTCCTGGTCGCGGTGCGCTGA